The Amblyomma americanum isolate KBUSLIRL-KWMA chromosome 3, ASM5285725v1, whole genome shotgun sequence genome window below encodes:
- the LOC144124493 gene encoding uncharacterized protein LOC144124493 codes for MAVADVSAAMLVLIDGVETPVYAVLDEHGTHMKNDDGFLYETEGGLRISVLRVEEPMRNTPPPTVPAAVEDSSRGAPSPLWQTTPPPVCQPTPSPGPSCYSPPPSGGGERDAWSERKSRFLITKYKEAKDNIGRKGGFRTKKAMWEKLTDQINSEFGCHLTPLQVENKWKTMERAYKKSKAKNGSSGHSRAACLYERELSEVLEREHHITPVALLAPGRIVANGEKPSYPTANFSATPFA; via the exons ATGGCCGTAGCAGACGTTTCCGCAGCCATGCTCGTCTTGATCGACGGCGTCGAGACACCGGTATACGCCGTGCTTGACGAGCATGGCACGCATATGAAAAACGACGATGGATTCCTTTATGAGACGGAAG GCGGCCTTCGCATCAGTGTGCTACGTGTAGAAGAACCCATGCGGAACACACCTCCACCGACGGTACCGGCTGCCGTTGAGGACAGCAGTCGGGGCGCGCCGTCGCCTCTTTGGCAGACCACGCCGCCGCCAGTCTGTCAGCCCACGCCGTCGCCAGGGCCGTCATGTTATTCGCCGCCACCGTCCGGCGGCGGCGAACGCGATGCGTGGAGCGAAAGAAAATCAAGATTTTTGATTACTAAATATAAAGAAGCCAAGGACAACATTGGCAGAAAGGGTGGCTTTAG GACAAAAAAGGCCATGTGGGAGAAGCTTACGGACCAAATAAACAGTGAATTTGGCTGCCACCTGACGCCACTGCAggtggaaaataaatggaaaacAATGGAGAGGGCATATAAGAAATCAAAAGCAAAAAATGGCTCGTCTGGACATTCGCGAGCAGCCTGCTTGTACGAACG ggaaCTGTCCGAGGTGCTAGAAAGAGAGCACCACATTACTCCTGTGGCATTGCTTGCACCAGGAAGAATAGTTGC GAATGGCGAGAAACCAAGCTACCCAACAGCAAATTTCTCTGCCACTCCTTTTGCATAG